Genomic segment of Bacteroidota bacterium:
AATTGCTTAAATGCAATCGTGCATCGCTCTATGCCCATCCTGAAGCGGAAATACCGCCAGCCATCTTGCCTGTATTTGAGGCCATGCTGGACCGTCGGCAAAAGCGTGAACCGTTGCAATACATTCTCGGCTATACAATCTTTTGCGGACTCAGAATCGACGTGACACCGGACGTCCTCATCCCCCGCCCTGAAACTGAATCCCTCGTTGTGCGCGCTACGGAAATACTCTCGCCTATTCAGAAGGCCGGCGTACTCGATATTGGTGCTGGCAGCGGCTGCATTCCCCTTGCCATCAAACACGCAGCGCCAGATGCCCGGGTATCAAGCTGTGATGTAAGCCACAACGCCCTCGCCATTGCAAAGAAAAATGCTACGGCACTGGATTTGGACGTGCATTTCTTCCACAACGACATCCTCACCAAAAAAATTCAGTTGCCAGAAGAAGAGAAATTCCATCTGATCATATCCAACCCCCCTTACATTCCAGAAACGGAATACCTGGCACTCGACACAGAAGTAAAGGACCATGAGCCCGGCCTGGCGCTGACTACGGGAGATGACCCCCTACGTTTTTACCGGGCCATTGCCCAGGCAGCCACACAAAGGCTGCATCAAGGCGGTCATCTGCTGGTTGAAACGCATTGTGACTATGCAAATGCTACGGCTGACTGCTTTAAAGATGCCGGCTTCATCAACGCGCAGGTATTGCAAGACCTGACTGGTCGCGACCGTTTTGTGCGGGCGTACTGGCCGTAGCAATACTGTTCACAAATAATTGGTCCTGACACACCACCAACGTCAACCTTCTTAGCTCAAATGAAAATAGCCCTCGTTCAATACCAGCCCACTGCAGACCTGAATGCTTCAATCAAACGCGGACTGGAAGCGCTCGAAACAGCTGCGCAAGCAGGCGCCAGGCTTGTTGCTTTCCCGGAATTGGCCTTCACCCCCTTTTACCCCCAACACTGCGCAACACCGCTTTCGAAAGACCTGGCAGAGCCTATCCCGGGTCCTACTACCGCCATTTTTCAGGAAGCAGCCAAACGCCTTGGCGTAGTTGTCGTCCTGAATCTGTACGAGCGTGATGGTGACGACGCCTATGACACCTCACCCGTTATTGATGCAGATGGTACGCTGCTCGGTAAAACGCGCATGATGCATATCACTGATTACGAAGCATTCTATGAGCAAGGGTACTATACACCCGGAGATACGGGGATGCCGGTTTATGATACAGCTGTCGGCAAAATTGGTGTGGCCATTTGTTACGACAGGCACTATCCGGAATACCTGCGAGCCCTGGCGCTTGCCGGCGCCGAACTGGTGATTGTCCCGCAGGCCGGCGCACTGGATGAATGGCCAGGCGGACTCTACGAGGCTGAATTAAAAGTGGCTTCTTTCCAGAATGGGTATTTCATGGCCCTTGCCAACCGTGTCGGCAAAGAAGCCGTACTCACATTTGCAGGGGAATCGTTCGTTACAGATCCGTTTGGACAGGTTGTTGCGCAAGCGCCAAAAGCAGAAGAGGCCATTCTGTATGCAGATCTCGACCTTGCGCGGTGTAATGAATCGCCGGCTAAAAAGCTGTTTTTCCAGCACCGCCGGGCAGACCAGTATGGGTCGCTGGTCAAAACACCTGCCCCGGTGCGTTAATCACGTAAGATGATCAGGGGTTGCGCTTGCGGTAATCCTGAAAAGATTCGGTTTGAAAAGCGCCTGTATTGATGTAGTGGAGGACGTGCATAAAGTCCGGCGCTTCGATAAACCCGGGCACACGCGTGATGTAGTCGCCGGTTGAAGACAGAAATACAATGGTTGGGGTCCCTTCTGCACCCAGGCCGGCGGCTAATTCGGATGCGCTGAGTTCGTAGCCCTTGAAATGGATGACTTTATCAGCATCATCGATGTCCAACCGTACCGTTTCAAAATTTTTATTGAGGTATGCGCGCACATCATCCTTGGCGTACACTTCTTTTTGAAGCCGCTGACACCATGGACACCACGGCGCATAGACATCAACCATCAAAGCTCGTCCACTAACCTCTGCGGCCTCCAATGCCTCGCCAAAATCCTGCCACTCAAGTGGCTGCGTGTTTGGGGGTATCGGAGAATTACCATCATCGGTTTGGGCTTTGAGGGCGGGGGGCGAAATCAACAACCCGATGATTAAAAAGGAAAAAATGTGCTTCACTGTTCTGGTACAGGGATTAGGTTTTTGTAATTTCGCCGGAGTACCTGTGATGCATTTTCCCAGTTAAAAGTTTCGAATACTGCAGGGGATGCAGCAGCCCATTTTGCTCGATCAGCCGGCGCATCTACCATCTCCTGCAATACCGCACCAATTTGCGCAGGGTCCGAAGCATCTACAACGCGGCCTACACCGTAGTCTTCTATAACACCGCCCACTTCAGGCAAGTCGCTTCCCAGCACAGGCACGCCGGCCATCAGGTATTCAAACAATTTGTTCGGTAGCGCATATCGATGGTTCAGACACGTGTCTTCCAGCAAGGTGACCCCAATATCTGCCGAGCAAGTGAATGCGTGCAGTTCGTCGGGTAATACAGCGGCCTTGAACTTGACCCGATCCTGAAGTCCATATTGTGCAACCGCTACCTCAAGGGGTTGCCGCAGGGGTCCATCTCCCAAAAACACAAGCGTTGCCCCTGCCACGTGTTGCATGGCCTGAAGCAGCAGCAAACACCCGCGTGACTTCTGCATTTTCCCCTGATGCAAAATGACAGTTTGCGATACCGCAATGTCCAGCGTTTCTCGAAGCTGTTCAGAAGGCACTGCTTTTTTGAAGGCCGGTACATTGTACAGCACGTCCGGCAATGCGATGTTGTAGGAGGCAGCGATGTGAGAAGCGATGCTCTGGCTCACGGTAAAGACGCTATCAGCGCGGCGTATATGGCGCGATTCGAGCATTTCCCAGAAAAACCGCGCCCAGGGCCGGCCAACTGTTGACGCCACGTACGGATAACGCTCACGGGCATCGTAGACCAGTTTGCCGCCTGTTTTTTTTACGCGTCCGGAAAGTGCCGGCAACACATAGAGATCACTTGCATGGTACGCACGCGCTTTCACGCCGGCGACGTACGCAGAAAAAAGCTGATGTGTCTGCCAGAAAAACTTTGGCCCGCCCCCCGAAGGCCGTTCCAGTAACTGCAGACGGATCCTTTCGTAGAGCATCTCCGAAGCAGGTGCAGCAGCAAGTCCAACAACGTGAACATCGTATCCGGCTGCTGTGAGTACCTCCAGTTGTTTGAGCGCCCGCGAATTGTATCGTGGATCTCCGGTAATTGCAAAAAGAATATCTGGATCAGATAATGGCACGAAGAGCGGTTTAGTTTGATGGATAAAGGGGGAGTTAATTGTCGAGTGCCGATTTTCGAATGACGATTTTCGGGAGCAGGCTGCTATCATTCATTCAACATCATTCACTCGGCATTCGACAATCGGCACTCAAAAAAACCGGCATTTTGCAGGATTTCCAGTGAACATGCGCATGGTATGGCCTTGAAAGATGCACAGTTGTCCGCCGTTCCCTATTTTCAGGTATGGCCGGCAAAAACGCGTTCGATAGCAAGCTAGTTAAAAAAGCGCAACAAGGCGATGCTGAAGCTCGTGAGCATCTAATGAAAGCGCTCGACCCGCTGCTACGCGCCTTTTTCATCAAGCGCATAGGCTTTAAGTCGGAAGTAGACGATCTGGTCCAGAATACCCTCATGCGCGTACACAAAGGACTTGAAGACCTGAAAGATCAGTCAAGTCTCAAAGCATTTGCCATGAAAGCCGCCCTGTTCGAGTTGCAAGACCTCTATCGCGGCAGATACAGCGCAAAAGAAACGCTTTACGACCCGGACCACGCACCGAAACCGGATGCTGACGAGATGACCACACCAACCCAGATGGATCTCGAAAAAGCCCTCTCCGCCCTCTCCCCCCGCGCACGCCGCATTATTGAATTGCGTGAATATGGATACCGCTACGAGGAAATAGCCAATATTGTAGGTTCAACAGAAGCAGCCATCAAAATGCAGGTCAAGCGCGCGTTTGAGAAAATGCGGGAATTGCTGATTAGTCTACTGGTCATCACCGTCATCGCTTCACTCCGCGGATCGATGTTGCGATAGACAACGAGATGAACTAAGGCTGCAGCCGGCGTTCCAGCAGGGTTTTTATTGAGGGAGTGGGTGCAAGTTTAAGGGCCTCTTCTCGATAGCGCGCCGCCTCCTGCACATTTCCTATCCGCCGGTGCAAATCTGCCATCACAGCAACCCATAAATACGAGCCAGTGAGCCATGTTGGAGGCTCAAATGTTTTTAACACAGCAAGCCCGGCATCGGCGCCTTTCCATTCCGCCATGGCTACAGCAAGGTTGAGGCGGTGAATGGCTGAAGGTGCCATTTGCTCGAGCAATTCATAACATCCTACAATTTTATCCCACTGTGTGGCCTCAAAAGATGGCGCCATGCAATGCGCAGCTGCAACGCCGGCTTCAGCATGGTAACGAGAGTAATGTCCGCCGGCAGCCGACTTGGCCAGCCAGGAGAGTCCACGTCCTATACGCGCCTTGTCCCACCTGGAGCGGTCTTGTTCTTCCAACAAGAGCAATCCTCCCATTGCATCCTGCCGCGCTGTCATGCGCGCAGCGTGCAACTCCATCAGGGCAAGCAAAGCGTACGTTTCGGGCACTTGCCCCACAGGATGCTCCACCAACAAACTCGCCAGTCGCAGGGCTTCGTTGCAAAGCTCTTCCCGAATGGCAAAGGCCGCGTGTCCTGACAGGTAACCTTCGGTAAAAAGGAGGTACAGAATGCGATGTACAGCCGGCAAACGCGCGGTGTAGGTACCTTTCGTGAGGCCATCTGTTTGTGGTGGGTTTTCGCGCAACCGATTGCGGGCACGTGTCAGCCGTTTATACACGTTGGCTTCGCTGGTAAACAACCGAAGGGCTATTTCGCGCGCACTGAAACCACAGAGAATCTTTAGTGCAAATACAAGCTGGGAAGGCTCAGGGATGTGCGGGTCACAACATACAAACAGCATCCGCAAGAGGTCGGTCTCTTCAGCTGTAGCTGTACCCTCCTCATCTGTACGCCCTGGCTGCAACGCTGTGGTCTGCTGTAGAAGCAAGCGACGCCGGCCAGCAGCCTGCCGCAAGGCCCCAATGATCTCATTATGGGCTACGCGGTACAACCAGGCGTCCGGGTTGGGCGGCACACCCGCCACAACCCAGGACTCCAGCGCTTTTTGCAATGCCGTCTGAACAGCATCTTCAATGTCTTCGATATATGCTGCACCAATCCGGCGCGACAGCTGGGCAACCAGCCGGCTGTATGCGCGCCGGAAAAAGTGCGGCGCCAACTCAGTCATGATCAGGGATGACTATTTCCCGGACTTCCACGCTCGATCCAGCATGCACGCCAGGGCTTTCGTGTGCAACCTGTACAGCCTTCTCCATCGTCTCCGCTTTGATAATCATGTAGCCCCCAATAACTTCCTTGGATTCGACAAACGGGCCATCTGTCGCGCCCTCTTCACGCACAACCCGGCCGTCACCGAGCATGCCTCCCAGGTCAACAATATTGTCCTGAAATTTCTCTTTCCAGTTATGAAATTTGGAGTAGATCGCTTCCATCTGCGCTGGAGACAAACCGGGACTGCCGCCGGGGGCGCTGCGCTGAATACAAAGATAGGTTTTGGACATAATGCTCCTCTATATTTTTTTAACATGCCTGCCGATCAATGCAATCGACACCCCTTAACGTCTGGCAGTTGTTTTTTTGGACACTGTATCCAATTTTTTTTCTTAAAAGGACTTCAAAAAGATTAGCCGGCAGTCCAATGTTGCATAATAATACCCGCTGCAATGGCTGCATTGAGCGATTCTGTGCCAGCTCCAGATTGATTGCCAACAATCGTCACCCGGTCATCCAGCAGGGCCTGGACGGGGGCTGAAATGCCATTTGCTTCGCCACCAATCACCAGCACAGTTTTGTCTGCAGGTTGCCATTTCGGCAGCACTGTACCTTCCAGATCAGCGCCAACCAACTGGAATCCGGCGGCCTTCAATGCCGCTAACGCCTCAACAAATGCTGGCTCGCGTACTAGTGCAGTATCCCAAATACCACCCATCGTAGCCCGTACCACTTTGGGGCTAAAAAAATCTGCTGTATCAGCATTGCCCAAAACCGCATCAATACCAAACCAGGCGGCTGTACGGATGATTGTGCCTACATTCCCCGGATCTTGCACACTATCCAACGCGAGCACGGTTTGGAAAGTGTGCAATGTACTGACCGATGTTTTGCCGATTTCTGCTACAGCAAAAATACCGGGCGCTGTATTCACGGCAGAAATCTGCCGGGCTACTTTTTCGGTGATTTCGTAAATAACCACACCTTGCCGCCCATCAAGCAATTCCAGCACAGCGGTATCAACAGCCATGCTTGGAGTAAGCAGCACTTCAATGACCGGAGCGCCTGCCTCAAGTGCAGCGGCAACGGAGCGCCATCCCTCTATCAGCATGAGCTGCAGGGTTTGTCGACCTTTTCTTCTGGCAAGCGAAGCGATGGCCTTGCGGCGTTGATCTGATAAATGCCGGCGTGTCACTGTTCGTTTACGTTCGGTTGTCTGTTCGGGCTGATATTCGCCTGGGCTGCAATCATGCTGCGCCGGCTGCTAAAGTACAATATTTACACGCATAAAACGCCCCATTGCGTTACAAAAGCGGCAGCCAACATTGTGCTAACCGGATACCAGTGGGCTTTGGGCACAGAAAAACCTGCGTTACTGCCCAGGTCTTTTTCTGGAATGATCTATGCAGAAGCTGCATCCAAATTTTCGCACAACGCTGAACTGAAGAAATCAGGCCCTTTTGCTTCCTGAAGGGACGAAAAGATCATTACAAATATTCCGCTTTTTGAAGAATCTGTTCGTATTGAAAGTAGCCAAACAGAAAGCGCTTCCAGTGCGTATATTTTGCGCTTTCATTTTTACGTATCGACATCGTGTAGCAACGGAGTTTACAAGCGGAGTATACACGGCCATAAGCACAGGGCGAAGGGCGTACGCTGTCGAGACACCATCCCCAACCAATCTGTAAATCTTTTTGAGCCTAACACATGCCAACAAAGAAAGGCGTTTACGCCAAATCCGTATATAAAGAGCCCTCCCCGTTCGCACACAAGGACGATCCGTTCCACGCGATGATTGAACGCTTTGATATCGCAGCGGACATCCTGAATCTGGAAAAAGGGTTTTACGAATACCTGTGCGCGCCGGCACATATTCATATCACGTCCAACCCAATCGTAATGGACGACGGTGAAATCAAGGTGTTCAAAGGCTTTCGAGTAATCCACAATGATGTTCTTGGTCCCGGCAAAGGTGGGATTCGGTACGCACCTGACGTCAATTTGTCGGAAGTAAAAGCGCTGGCAGCATGGATGACGTGGAAGTGTGCCGTTGTAAATGTGCCTTTTGGTGGTGCAAAAGGAGGCGTGGTGTGTAATCCGCGAGAAATGAGTCCGGGCGAACTGGAACGCCTGACCCGCCGATACACCTCAAGCATGATTGAGGTTTTTGGCCCCGACAAAGACATTCCGGCGCCAGACATGAATACCAATGAGCAAATCATGGCCTGGATCCTCGACACTTACGCCATGCACTCGCGGCGTACAGACATGGCCGTAGTTACAGGGAAGCCCCTTTCGCTTGGCGGTTCGCAGGGGCGTAAAGAGGCTACCGGACGCGGTGTGATGCGCTGCACCCTTGCCGCCATGGAACGCATTGGAATGAAGCCCGGTTCAGCTTCCGTTGCTGTACAAGGATTTGGCAATGTGGGCTCCGTGGCAGCTCGGCTCTTGCAAGAGCAAGGCTGTAAAATTGTTGCTGTAAGCGATGTATCAGGCGGCTACTACAATGCTGACGGCCTTGATATCGAAACCATGATCGAATACGCTGCAGCCAACAAGTACAGCCTTGAAGGCTATAAAAACGCAGAAAAGATCTCGAATAACGAATTGCTCACGTTAGATGTGGATGTCCTTGTGCCGGCTGCCAAAGAGGACCAGATCACCAAAGCAAATGCCCCGAACATAAAAGCAAAAATCATTGCTGAAGGCGCCAATGGTCCAACAACACCGGAAGCTGATGACATTCTGAATGAAAACGGTGTGCTGGTTATCCCCGACATTCTCGCAAACGCCGGCGGTGTAACCGTATCCTACTTCGAATGGGTACAAAACCGACATGGGTATTTCTGGAGCCTCGACCGCGTCAACAGGCGCCTCGACCGTATGATGCGCGAGGCGTTTGATAGCGTCTATGATACAGCCGAGAAGCACAACATTTCGATGCGCATTGGGGCCTACGTGCTCTCTATCGATAAGGTAGCCAGCGCACTACGGATCCGCGGCATCTACGCTTAAGCAGGATAAAGGCGGGTTTTGTTGCCCCAATCCGGATCAGAATTCGGGGATGGGCATACCTTGATGGAATTTGATTTGCTTTCCATCCCATGCGACACCCTGCCTTACTTTTTGTCTTGCTTGGCAGCCTTGCTTCCCCAGCAATTGCCCAGCCTGCAAACACTACTGTGTTTCAGGACCTCGCGCTGCAGTGTGTCGCTTTTGTTGAGGATTCATCTGGAGACCTGATTATTGACACGCCGGCCGCCCGAATGCCTTATGTGCGCAGTGCCATTGTGCAAGCGCTCGATGCATCGGGCCGCCAGGTGTATCTGGCAGATTCTAGCTACACCACACAACCGGATAACCTGCTTACGCTCCGGTACCAGGTAGACGGTACTTCTATCGACTATAAACGACTCAGGAAGAAACGGGCGCAACGATCCGTAACCCTGACAGCCTCTGCTACACTTATCGACACCCAGGGCGCTTTGGTGGTAGATAAGTCCTGTAGCGAACTGGCAGTAGACACCGTTGCCATTGCGACACTGAAAGGACTTGAGAACAGCGTCTACCGGGAGACGCAGGGGCCCACGGTACAATCAGGGTTTGTCCGCCGCTTCCTGCAACCGGTTATGTTGACCGCGGCAACATCGCTTTCCGTCTACTTGTTTTTTGCCCTGCGCAGCGATAGCAACAGCGATGAAAACTGACGCCGGCCATACATATCTCCTCATTCGCCGTGCACAACAGCGATATACCCTTTTACTCGCCGTTGTGTTGGGGATTACCTCTTGCGCAATTCCTGTTCTACCTACAGGCGGACCGCAAGACAAAGAGCCTCCTGTCATCATTGATGCAACACCGAAAGCAGAAAGCGTGAACGTCTCAACAGACCACGTCCGAATCGTTTTCTCGGAATTTGTCGACCAGGCCTCTTTTGCACAGGCCATTGCTGTAACTCCTGCGTTTGATCGTCCGCTGCAATACAAGTGGCGCAAAAACCGGGTTGATATCACCTTCCCCGAGCCTCTTCGCGACAATACAACCTACATCCTCACCATCGACACCAAACTGCGCGATGTGAACCGGGTTGCGCTTACACAACCCATCACGTTTGCCTTTGCAACCGGCCCCGTGATCAACCGTGGCAAAATCGCCGGCCGCGTTATCGAACCCCTCGAAGGCACGGGCGTCGCCAGCTTCGATGTCTTCGCATATGCCCTCGCCGATTCCACCCTGCCTGACTCGCTCCCCGATAGCCCGGCCTATCGCATTCAAACAGACGACCAGGGCGCGTTTGCTTTCGACTATATGAGCGAGCAGCCCTATTTCGTGGTGGCGCTCCGAGATCTAAACAGAAACCGCATGCCTGATGGCATCGAGCCCTTTGCCGTCCCTCCGGTGCCAATTATTTATGCAGATACGACGAGTCCTGATGGCGCACTAACCTGGTTGGTGACCAAAACAGATACCATTTCCCCAAAAATTCAGCGCGTGCGCGCCTTGTCGAACCAGCGGTTCATGTTGCGGCTTTCCGAGTCCATTCAGATCACCAGGCGCGATCCTGCGTTG
This window contains:
- the prmC gene encoding peptide chain release factor N(5)-glutamine methyltransferase, coding for MGDTKTRWTRASLITKSTRELEAVNIGDARRNVEWILCELLKCNRASLYAHPEAEIPPAILPVFEAMLDRRQKREPLQYILGYTIFCGLRIDVTPDVLIPRPETESLVVRATEILSPIQKAGVLDIGAGSGCIPLAIKHAAPDARVSSCDVSHNALAIAKKNATALDLDVHFFHNDILTKKIQLPEEEKFHLIISNPPYIPETEYLALDTEVKDHEPGLALTTGDDPLRFYRAIAQAATQRLHQGGHLLVETHCDYANATADCFKDAGFINAQVLQDLTGRDRFVRAYWP
- a CDS encoding nitrilase-related carbon-nitrogen hydrolase, with the protein product MKIALVQYQPTADLNASIKRGLEALETAAQAGARLVAFPELAFTPFYPQHCATPLSKDLAEPIPGPTTAIFQEAAKRLGVVVVLNLYERDGDDAYDTSPVIDADGTLLGKTRMMHITDYEAFYEQGYYTPGDTGMPVYDTAVGKIGVAICYDRHYPEYLRALALAGAELVIVPQAGALDEWPGGLYEAELKVASFQNGYFMALANRVGKEAVLTFAGESFVTDPFGQVVAQAPKAEEAILYADLDLARCNESPAKKLFFQHRRADQYGSLVKTPAPVR
- a CDS encoding thioredoxin fold domain-containing protein, which gives rise to MKHIFSFLIIGLLISPPALKAQTDDGNSPIPPNTQPLEWQDFGEALEAAEVSGRALMVDVYAPWCPWCQRLQKEVYAKDDVRAYLNKNFETVRLDIDDADKVIHFKGYELSASELAAGLGAEGTPTIVFLSSTGDYITRVPGFIEAPDFMHVLHYINTGAFQTESFQDYRKRNP
- a CDS encoding glycosyltransferase; the protein is MPLSDPDILFAITGDPRYNSRALKQLEVLTAAGYDVHVVGLAAAPASEMLYERIRLQLLERPSGGGPKFFWQTHQLFSAYVAGVKARAYHASDLYVLPALSGRVKKTGGKLVYDARERYPYVASTVGRPWARFFWEMLESRHIRRADSVFTVSQSIASHIAASYNIALPDVLYNVPAFKKAVPSEQLRETLDIAVSQTVILHQGKMQKSRGCLLLLQAMQHVAGATLVFLGDGPLRQPLEVAVAQYGLQDRVKFKAAVLPDELHAFTCSADIGVTLLEDTCLNHRYALPNKLFEYLMAGVPVLGSDLPEVGGVIEDYGVGRVVDASDPAQIGAVLQEMVDAPADRAKWAAASPAVFETFNWENASQVLRRNYKNLIPVPEQ
- a CDS encoding sigma-70 family RNA polymerase sigma factor; protein product: MAGKNAFDSKLVKKAQQGDAEAREHLMKALDPLLRAFFIKRIGFKSEVDDLVQNTLMRVHKGLEDLKDQSSLKAFAMKAALFELQDLYRGRYSAKETLYDPDHAPKPDADEMTTPTQMDLEKALSALSPRARRIIELREYGYRYEEIANIVGSTEAAIKMQVKRAFEKMRELLISLLVITVIASLRGSMLR
- a CDS encoding sigma-70 family RNA polymerase sigma factor, which encodes MTELAPHFFRRAYSRLVAQLSRRIGAAYIEDIEDAVQTALQKALESWVVAGVPPNPDAWLYRVAHNEIIGALRQAAGRRRLLLQQTTALQPGRTDEEGTATAEETDLLRMLFVCCDPHIPEPSQLVFALKILCGFSAREIALRLFTSEANVYKRLTRARNRLRENPPQTDGLTKGTYTARLPAVHRILYLLFTEGYLSGHAAFAIREELCNEALRLASLLVEHPVGQVPETYALLALMELHAARMTARQDAMGGLLLLEEQDRSRWDKARIGRGLSWLAKSAAGGHYSRYHAEAGVAAAHCMAPSFEATQWDKIVGCYELLEQMAPSAIHRLNLAVAMAEWKGADAGLAVLKTFEPPTWLTGSYLWVAVMADLHRRIGNVQEAARYREEALKLAPTPSIKTLLERRLQP
- a CDS encoding YciI family protein; the protein is MSKTYLCIQRSAPGGSPGLSPAQMEAIYSKFHNWKEKFQDNIVDLGGMLGDGRVVREEGATDGPFVESKEVIGGYMIIKAETMEKAVQVAHESPGVHAGSSVEVREIVIPDHD
- a CDS encoding RNA methyltransferase, which encodes MTRRHLSDQRRKAIASLARRKGRQTLQLMLIEGWRSVAAALEAGAPVIEVLLTPSMAVDTAVLELLDGRQGVVIYEITEKVARQISAVNTAPGIFAVAEIGKTSVSTLHTFQTVLALDSVQDPGNVGTIIRTAAWFGIDAVLGNADTADFFSPKVVRATMGGIWDTALVREPAFVEALAALKAAGFQLVGADLEGTVLPKWQPADKTVLVIGGEANGISAPVQALLDDRVTIVGNQSGAGTESLNAAIAAGIIMQHWTAG
- a CDS encoding Glu/Leu/Phe/Val dehydrogenase; protein product: MPTKKGVYAKSVYKEPSPFAHKDDPFHAMIERFDIAADILNLEKGFYEYLCAPAHIHITSNPIVMDDGEIKVFKGFRVIHNDVLGPGKGGIRYAPDVNLSEVKALAAWMTWKCAVVNVPFGGAKGGVVCNPREMSPGELERLTRRYTSSMIEVFGPDKDIPAPDMNTNEQIMAWILDTYAMHSRRTDMAVVTGKPLSLGGSQGRKEATGRGVMRCTLAAMERIGMKPGSASVAVQGFGNVGSVAARLLQEQGCKIVAVSDVSGGYYNADGLDIETMIEYAAANKYSLEGYKNAEKISNNELLTLDVDVLVPAAKEDQITKANAPNIKAKIIAEGANGPTTPEADDILNENGVLVIPDILANAGGVTVSYFEWVQNRHGYFWSLDRVNRRLDRMMREAFDSVYDTAEKHNISMRIGAYVLSIDKVASALRIRGIYA
- a CDS encoding Ig-like domain-containing protein, which codes for MKTDAGHTYLLIRRAQQRYTLLLAVVLGITSCAIPVLPTGGPQDKEPPVIIDATPKAESVNVSTDHVRIVFSEFVDQASFAQAIAVTPAFDRPLQYKWRKNRVDITFPEPLRDNTTYILTIDTKLRDVNRVALTQPITFAFATGPVINRGKIAGRVIEPLEGTGVASFDVFAYALADSTLPDSLPDSPAYRIQTDDQGAFAFDYMSEQPYFVVALRDLNRNRMPDGIEPFAVPPVPIIYADTTSPDGALTWLVTKTDTISPKIQRVRALSNQRFMLRLSESIQITRRDPALWSLKDSVSNQTFPIEDIYLYPEDPKQIYIKTAELFATTHLLQAGGLSDSTGNPVDTTAITFRPSANPDTLQLRFLGFQPENLSPNEIGASVLPPDINAGIRLNQAVTPETLAGFVTVQDSTQTPQAFESRSTDGSIYELTFPDLPAGMPFTVQVDGAGVGAPDTTYTKLFQQLTDENLGELRGQLIAADSVGQAVVELYPTTRPVARERIAVETPDTSGTFVFSRLPDKSQYRFRAFQDYNANLRWDGGQLLPYQNAEPLAWYSDSLQVRARWEQTLSDTLKIEQR